From a region of the Paenibacillus lutimineralis genome:
- the spoVB gene encoding stage V sporulation protein B, whose amino-acid sequence MNKQTFIQGTMILLLASVVNRILGFIPRIMLPRIIGTEGVGLYQLGYPFFLVIVTLIAGGIPLAIAKLVAEAESAGNPQRSATILRTSLVYATAVGFLFTFICLFGAPWASRYILTDPRVYHTFIAMSPMIVIVAVSSVYRGYFQGKQNMVPSAVSSVTETIARIVCVLLFSYLFLPLGIEYAAAGAMLGVVFGEIVGLVVLLWQYSRIRRKNPSNAATAPVVIGQQDKNSFFSQIWQILKVAIPVTGGRLVGSMSYLLESIITARSLAIAGVATAIATSQYGALQGMIIPLLLLPGALTSSLAISLVPSLAEAQAKGDMRTIHLRLHQSIRLALVTGAPFAAIMYVLAEPLCQLLYDNGSIAGMLKVMAPIALFSYVQAPLQATLQALDKPGRALINTLIGATVKLVLIYYLASNPSMGIYGAIFAIIINIVVVTILHGFSVSRALRFRFPLLDILKVACLMIIMSGAAAYLYNELLTISSKGFRFIITSLIAVVIYLILSAGMKLIDWHDISRIPILRRWIKN is encoded by the coding sequence TTGAATAAACAAACCTTTATCCAGGGCACGATGATCCTGCTCTTGGCAAGTGTTGTTAATCGTATTCTCGGCTTCATTCCGCGCATTATGCTTCCAAGGATCATCGGTACAGAAGGCGTTGGCTTGTATCAGCTCGGCTATCCCTTTTTCTTGGTGATTGTTACCCTCATAGCGGGCGGCATTCCGCTGGCCATTGCCAAGCTGGTGGCCGAGGCAGAGTCGGCGGGGAATCCACAGCGATCTGCTACTATTTTACGGACAAGCCTGGTCTACGCGACGGCAGTCGGATTTCTATTTACGTTCATCTGCCTCTTCGGGGCCCCTTGGGCAAGCCGCTATATTCTCACAGACCCACGGGTCTATCACACCTTTATCGCGATGAGCCCAATGATCGTCATTGTCGCTGTGTCTTCCGTCTATCGCGGGTATTTCCAAGGGAAGCAGAACATGGTCCCCTCCGCCGTCTCATCAGTCACAGAGACCATTGCAAGAATTGTCTGTGTCCTCTTATTCTCCTACCTGTTCCTTCCTTTGGGAATCGAGTATGCCGCAGCTGGAGCGATGCTTGGAGTCGTATTCGGGGAGATTGTCGGCCTCGTAGTCTTGCTATGGCAATATAGCCGTATACGCCGGAAAAATCCATCCAATGCTGCAACGGCTCCCGTCGTCATAGGGCAACAGGACAAGAACTCCTTTTTCTCACAGATCTGGCAGATCCTCAAAGTGGCTATTCCAGTAACTGGTGGTCGCTTAGTTGGTTCGATGTCTTACCTGTTAGAGTCCATTATTACAGCACGCAGCCTCGCCATAGCTGGAGTCGCCACAGCCATCGCCACCTCTCAATATGGCGCGTTACAGGGGATGATCATCCCGCTCCTGCTGCTGCCGGGCGCATTGACCTCTTCGCTTGCCATATCACTTGTTCCTTCTCTGGCGGAAGCTCAGGCCAAAGGGGATATGCGAACGATTCATCTAAGACTTCATCAATCGATCAGGCTGGCGCTAGTGACCGGCGCACCTTTTGCAGCGATCATGTATGTCTTGGCCGAACCGCTCTGCCAGCTTCTATACGACAACGGGAGTATCGCAGGAATGCTGAAAGTTATGGCTCCGATCGCCCTCTTCTCCTATGTGCAAGCCCCGCTGCAAGCCACACTACAAGCACTAGACAAACCTGGGCGGGCATTGATCAATACTTTAATCGGGGCTACCGTCAAGCTAGTTCTCATCTATTATCTCGCCTCGAACCCTAGCATGGGCATTTACGGAGCTATTTTCGCGATCATTATCAACATTGTTGTCGTTACTATACTGCATGGCTTCAGCGTCTCACGCGCGCTTCGCTTCCGATTTCCCTTGCTTGATATTTTAAAAGTCGCTTGTCTGATGATCATCATGAGCGGGGCCGCAGCCTATCTCTATAACGAATTACTTACTATCTCAAGTAAGGGATTTCGCTTCATCATTACCTCACTGATCGCTGTAGTGATCTACTTAATCCTGTCCGCAGGCATGAAACTGATAGATTGGCATGATATTAGCCGAATTCCAATTTTACGGAGATGGATTAAGAACTGA
- a CDS encoding TIGR04086 family membrane protein — protein MNFIRRIVSIRISHPTISGLWYAFLWMMIGALVLSLLLQSNMLEEQELGLYTYIVHSIAILFGGLVSGKRAQMKGMYQGCITGLIYGILVFVISFLALDSSIQLATWLLLLPALIIGAIGGVFGVNLNRR, from the coding sequence ATGAATTTCATCCGCCGCATCGTTTCAATCCGTATTTCCCATCCGACCATATCCGGGCTGTGGTACGCTTTTCTCTGGATGATGATCGGCGCTCTCGTACTCTCTCTGCTTCTACAGTCCAATATGCTAGAGGAGCAGGAGCTTGGCTTGTATACTTACATCGTTCATTCCATAGCTATCCTATTCGGAGGACTAGTCTCCGGCAAGCGCGCTCAGATGAAAGGTATGTACCAAGGCTGCATCACAGGTCTAATCTATGGAATTCTCGTATTTGTAATCAGTTTCCTAGCCCTCGACAGCTCGATTCAGCTTGCTACATGGCTCTTACTGCTGCCAGCACTGATCATCGGCGCGATCGGAGGTGTATTTGGAGTCAATTTGAATAGACGTTAG
- the yajC gene encoding preprotein translocase subunit YajC, with protein sequence MFQLAEGAAAPSTSGQLLSFVVPLIIMFAVFYFLLIRPQKKKQSTRNNMLNALQKGDKIVTIGGLHGTILELTDDTVVLRVNDVTKLTFERSAISHQVKES encoded by the coding sequence ATGTTTCAACTTGCAGAAGGTGCAGCAGCGCCATCGACATCTGGCCAATTGCTATCCTTTGTAGTGCCTCTTATTATTATGTTTGCGGTATTTTATTTCTTGCTGATTCGTCCGCAAAAGAAAAAACAGAGTACACGCAATAACATGCTGAATGCTTTGCAAAAGGGCGATAAGATTGTAACAATCGGCGGTTTGCATGGTACGATCTTAGAGTTGACAGACGACACCGTTGTACTTCGCGTCAATGATGTAACTAAGCTTACATTCGAGCGCAGTGCGATTAGTCACCAAGTTAAAGAGTCGTAA
- the tgt gene encoding tRNA guanosine(34) transglycosylase Tgt: protein MTAAITYEHIKTCKQSGARLGIVHTPHGSFETPIFMPVGTLATVKTMSPEELKEMEAKIILSNTYHLFLRPGHEIVREAGGLHKFMNWDRAILTDSGGFQVFSLSEMRKISEEGVHFRSHLNGDKLFLSPEVAMEIQNALGSDIMMAFDECAPYPADYDYVKKSMERTTRWAERCLKSHARPHDQGLFAIVQGGMYEDLRKQSARDLTSLDFPGYAIGGLSVGEPKHLMYEVLDYTVPLLPADKPRYLMGVGSPDALIEGAIRGVDMFDCVLPTRIARNGTTMTSQGRLVVRNAQYARDFGPLDPECDCYTCRNYSRAYLRHLIKSDETFGLRLTTYHNLHFLLNLMKKVRQAIMDDRLLDFRDEFFEQYGLFGNDKGF from the coding sequence GTGACAGCTGCAATTACTTATGAACATATCAAAACTTGTAAACAATCCGGAGCAAGGCTCGGGATCGTGCATACTCCGCACGGAAGCTTCGAGACTCCGATCTTCATGCCAGTAGGCACCTTGGCTACGGTCAAGACAATGAGTCCGGAAGAACTGAAGGAGATGGAAGCGAAGATTATTCTCAGCAACACTTACCATCTGTTCCTACGTCCGGGTCATGAGATTGTCCGCGAAGCTGGCGGACTTCATAAATTCATGAACTGGGATCGGGCGATTCTGACCGATAGCGGCGGATTCCAAGTATTCTCTCTAAGCGAGATGCGGAAGATTTCCGAGGAAGGCGTTCATTTCCGCTCCCATCTGAATGGTGACAAGCTGTTCTTATCGCCTGAAGTTGCTATGGAAATTCAAAACGCCCTTGGCTCGGATATTATGATGGCATTCGATGAATGCGCACCTTATCCTGCAGATTATGACTATGTGAAGAAGTCGATGGAACGGACGACGAGATGGGCAGAGCGTTGCCTGAAGAGCCATGCTCGACCGCACGATCAAGGACTGTTCGCGATTGTGCAAGGGGGCATGTATGAAGACCTACGCAAGCAGAGCGCGCGGGATTTGACTTCGCTCGATTTCCCGGGGTATGCTATTGGTGGACTGAGTGTAGGCGAGCCTAAGCATCTCATGTATGAGGTTTTGGATTACACAGTTCCACTCTTGCCAGCAGACAAGCCTCGGTACCTGATGGGTGTTGGGTCTCCGGATGCATTGATCGAGGGAGCAATACGTGGTGTCGATATGTTCGACTGTGTACTGCCGACTCGGATTGCCCGCAACGGAACAACAATGACGAGCCAGGGAAGACTGGTTGTTCGCAATGCCCAGTACGCCAGAGATTTTGGACCATTGGATCCTGAATGTGACTGCTATACATGCCGGAACTATTCCAGGGCTTATCTGCGTCACTTGATTAAGAGTGATGAGACATTTGGATTGCGGTTAACTACATATCACAATCTGCATTTTCTGCTTAATCTGATGAAGAAAGTGCGGCAGGCGATTATGGACGATAGACTGCTGGATTTCAGGGACGAATTCTTCGAACAGTATGGTCTGTTTGGCAATGACAAAGGATTTTAA
- the queA gene encoding tRNA preQ1(34) S-adenosylmethionine ribosyltransferase-isomerase QueA, whose protein sequence is MDINMYDFELPEELIAQTPLSDRSASRLLTLDKRSGSTRHHHFSEITQYLQPGDTLVLNDTRVLPARLFGVKEDTGAKAEVLLLKNLGNDSWEALVKPGKKLKTGSVIVFSDELKAVIESEGEMGGRVLRFSYQGIFNEILDRLGQMPLPPYIKERLDDQERYQTVYSKHEGSAAAPTAGLHFTEELLEQIRNKGVDIAFVTLHVGLGTFRPVSVDRIEDHVMHEEYYVLPQETADLLNATKQRGGRVVAVGTTSARTLETVAQKCGDGPIVKSSGWTGIFIYPGYTYRLVDALITNFHLPKSTLVMLVSALAGRENILNAYREAIEQKYRFFSFGDAMFIY, encoded by the coding sequence ATGGATATAAATATGTACGACTTTGAGCTTCCGGAAGAGCTGATCGCTCAGACCCCTTTGTCGGATCGGAGCGCTTCGCGCTTGCTAACGCTGGATAAGCGCAGTGGAAGCACCAGGCATCATCATTTCTCGGAGATTACCCAGTATTTACAGCCAGGGGATACTCTTGTACTGAATGATACAAGAGTGCTTCCGGCTCGCCTCTTCGGTGTCAAAGAAGATACAGGAGCTAAGGCGGAAGTACTGCTGCTCAAGAATTTGGGAAATGACAGCTGGGAAGCATTAGTGAAACCTGGCAAGAAGCTTAAGACGGGATCAGTCATCGTCTTCAGTGATGAGCTGAAGGCGGTTATTGAATCAGAAGGAGAGATGGGTGGCAGAGTGCTGCGCTTCTCTTACCAAGGAATTTTCAATGAAATTCTCGATCGGTTGGGACAGATGCCGCTGCCTCCTTATATTAAGGAAAGATTAGATGATCAGGAGCGTTATCAGACGGTCTATTCCAAGCACGAGGGGTCTGCGGCGGCGCCGACGGCGGGATTGCATTTCACGGAGGAACTGCTGGAGCAGATTCGCAATAAAGGGGTTGACATCGCTTTTGTAACGTTGCATGTCGGGCTCGGCACATTTCGTCCGGTATCCGTTGACCGCATAGAGGATCATGTGATGCATGAGGAATATTATGTCCTGCCGCAGGAGACGGCTGATCTCTTGAATGCTACTAAGCAGCGGGGCGGGAGAGTCGTTGCTGTTGGCACGACATCAGCGCGGACACTGGAGACTGTGGCGCAGAAGTGCGGTGATGGTCCAATCGTGAAGAGTAGCGGCTGGACGGGAATTTTCATTTATCCCGGGTATACGTACAGGCTGGTCGATGCTTTGATTACTAACTTCCATCTGCCGAAGTCTACGCTGGTGATGTTAGTTAGTGCGTTAGCTGGGCGGGAGAATATATTAAATGCTTATCGGGAAGCGATTGAGCAGAAATACCGTTTCTTCAGCTTTGGCGATGCGATGTTTATTTATTAG
- a CDS encoding SpoIID/LytB domain-containing protein — protein MKEKKTTFKLLKWGRGILAGVLLAGALQLPVSAPVSADDWSGDRVRVAMFLDLGSTYKLTVPAVTLKPGSAMDLVLQTSFGGNNSLLTLDSGQTVRFSAGSNRIKAAESSDWKSIAAAVKKLQGTADRPVAYAVEQSGGTVYQIYTGPYASAAEAKKAVSRVSGSLSGVISGQAPSVKGGYYYSAGVLGSKSEAEALRKSVSAAGVDAYLVLIGQQQYTVWAGGAASESELSAVRGSLPQASWSQVDDSEPGVIVQQDVTLNLNSPSPVDHYELRGTDSKLIVNGDDMLATQVVERSGRNYRGSFEISQLNGQLALVNELPLEKYLYSVVSGEVPASWPQESLKAQAVAARSYALYSASTNRFKVAGLIDTTLSQVYNGVDNEKDSIIEAVNSTAGEVIKSNGKIVEAIFSSNSGGVSADSSEVWGSVNPTFSSVNSEWDKAAQAALKSWYYVLLSNGKTGYVREDNTELIGGTTAAGLKKLSVTTNSVAVRPLPQIQSDVDPVAKLNPGDEAIVLDKVDESSTYAWIRGPFTSDQLVKSLSGKTSTPAPSSIYNMEVTQRGPSGRVTQIKANGQNLDVKYPDAFRSALGSLPSTLFDIKATGRYTVLGASGATTSGTAASGTSVLTASGQKTWSGGNMVVMDGDGVARVVDQSNQFLFVGRGNGHGLGLSQWGAKGMADAGYDYQKILQHYYQNVTIVKE, from the coding sequence GTGAAGGAGAAGAAGACAACATTCAAGCTGTTAAAATGGGGAAGGGGGATATTAGCGGGAGTTTTGCTGGCAGGGGCTCTACAGCTTCCTGTATCTGCACCCGTATCTGCCGATGATTGGTCGGGGGATCGCGTACGCGTAGCGATGTTCCTTGATCTTGGCAGTACCTATAAATTAACAGTACCGGCAGTGACCTTAAAACCAGGATCCGCGATGGATTTGGTGCTTCAGACTTCCTTTGGCGGCAATAATTCATTGCTTACCCTGGATTCCGGCCAAACTGTGCGTTTCAGCGCAGGAAGCAATAGAATTAAAGCGGCGGAGAGCTCCGACTGGAAATCGATTGCCGCAGCTGTTAAAAAGCTGCAGGGTACGGCAGACCGTCCTGTGGCTTACGCTGTAGAGCAGTCGGGAGGCACAGTCTATCAAATTTATACTGGGCCTTATGCGAGCGCGGCAGAAGCTAAGAAAGCGGTAAGTCGAGTATCCGGCAGTTTGTCTGGAGTTATTAGCGGACAAGCTCCTTCTGTCAAAGGCGGCTATTATTATTCCGCAGGGGTCCTTGGCAGCAAGTCAGAAGCGGAAGCTCTAAGAAAATCTGTGTCTGCTGCTGGTGTGGATGCCTATCTCGTCTTGATTGGGCAGCAGCAATATACGGTATGGGCTGGTGGAGCAGCGAGCGAGTCTGAATTGTCAGCAGTGCGTGGTTCATTACCGCAGGCTTCCTGGTCCCAGGTTGACGATTCCGAGCCAGGAGTGATCGTGCAACAGGACGTAACGCTTAATCTCAATTCGCCGTCCCCAGTGGATCACTACGAGCTGAGAGGGACGGATAGCAAGTTGATTGTTAATGGAGATGATATGCTTGCAACCCAGGTCGTCGAAAGATCGGGGCGCAATTATCGAGGGAGTTTTGAGATTAGCCAGCTTAACGGTCAACTCGCCCTTGTCAATGAACTTCCACTCGAGAAATATTTGTATTCGGTAGTTTCCGGGGAAGTTCCAGCATCTTGGCCACAGGAATCCTTGAAGGCACAAGCCGTTGCTGCGCGCAGCTATGCCCTCTATTCAGCCTCGACGAATCGGTTCAAGGTCGCCGGGCTCATCGATACGACTCTGAGTCAAGTATATAACGGTGTGGATAACGAGAAGGACAGCATCATCGAGGCAGTTAATAGCACTGCAGGTGAAGTTATCAAGTCCAATGGTAAAATTGTCGAAGCCATATTCTCGTCCAACAGCGGCGGCGTGTCGGCTGATTCTTCCGAGGTATGGGGCAGTGTGAATCCGACATTCTCGAGCGTAAACAGTGAATGGGACAAGGCGGCACAGGCCGCGCTAAAGTCGTGGTACTATGTTTTGCTGTCTAACGGTAAGACGGGATACGTACGTGAGGATAATACAGAATTGATTGGCGGAACTACAGCTGCTGGCTTGAAGAAGCTAAGTGTAACGACTAATTCCGTAGCAGTTCGGCCTCTGCCACAGATTCAATCCGATGTCGATCCTGTAGCTAAGCTGAACCCTGGTGATGAGGCTATCGTACTTGATAAAGTCGATGAATCTAGCACTTATGCATGGATTCGCGGTCCATTTACATCGGATCAATTAGTGAAGTCTCTAAGCGGCAAGACCTCTACGCCGGCTCCGTCGTCGATCTATAATATGGAGGTTACACAGAGAGGACCTTCGGGTCGGGTCACGCAGATCAAAGCGAACGGGCAGAATCTTGATGTGAAGTACCCAGATGCCTTCCGTTCCGCGTTAGGTAGCTTGCCAAGCACCCTGTTTGATATTAAGGCAACGGGAAGGTATACTGTACTGGGTGCTTCAGGAGCGACTACAAGCGGTACAGCAGCTTCTGGCACATCTGTTCTAACGGCTTCCGGTCAGAAAACCTGGAGCGGCGGTAATATGGTCGTTATGGATGGAGACGGGGTTGCTCGTGTGGTTGACCAATCCAATCAGTTCCTCTTTGTAGGACGCGGCAACGGGCATGGCCTTGGACTATCCCAGTGGGGAGCCAAGGGAATGGCGGATGCCGGGTATGATTACCAAAAGATTTTGCAACACTACTACCAAAATGTAACTATCGTTAAGGAATGA
- the ruvB gene encoding Holliday junction branch migration DNA helicase RuvB, which produces MEDRIISANLMMEDQVEELSLRPRYLSEYIGQNQIKENLKIYIEAAKMRKEALDHVLLYGPPGLGKTTLANIIANELGVNLRTTSGPAIERPGDLAALLTNLQEGDVLFIDEIHRLHRTVEEVLYPAMEDSALDIMIGKGPSARSVRLDLPPFTLVGATTRAGLLSAPLRDRFGIVSRLEFYTMEELSYIVSRGADIFGIQIVGDAADEIALRSRGTPRIANRLLKRVRDYAQVRGDGMITEAVAGEALQMLQVDPKGLDMIDHKMLNAMITGFRGGPVGLDTIAATIGEESQTIEDVYEPYLLQIGYLQRTPRGRIVTAAAYNHLGIPYPEDRG; this is translated from the coding sequence GTGGAGGATCGAATCATTTCCGCGAATTTAATGATGGAGGATCAAGTGGAGGAGCTGAGCCTTCGGCCCCGCTACTTGTCTGAATATATTGGACAGAATCAGATCAAGGAGAACTTGAAGATATATATTGAAGCGGCTAAAATGCGCAAAGAGGCGTTGGATCATGTGCTGTTGTATGGTCCGCCAGGACTCGGGAAGACGACACTAGCCAACATTATTGCCAATGAGCTTGGCGTAAATCTGCGTACGACCTCAGGGCCAGCGATTGAGCGACCTGGAGATTTGGCGGCTTTGCTGACCAATCTACAAGAGGGCGATGTCCTGTTCATTGACGAGATTCATCGTCTGCATCGGACTGTCGAAGAGGTCCTGTATCCGGCGATGGAGGACTCGGCGCTGGATATTATGATCGGCAAGGGACCAAGTGCACGTTCCGTACGCCTTGACTTGCCGCCTTTTACATTAGTGGGGGCTACGACCCGGGCTGGACTGTTGTCTGCACCACTCAGGGATCGGTTCGGCATCGTCAGTCGGCTCGAGTTCTATACGATGGAAGAACTGAGCTATATCGTATCTCGTGGTGCGGATATTTTCGGTATACAGATTGTTGGCGATGCAGCTGATGAGATTGCTCTACGTTCGCGTGGGACGCCAAGAATTGCCAATCGCCTGCTGAAGCGAGTGCGCGACTATGCCCAGGTTCGCGGTGATGGAATGATTACGGAGGCAGTTGCCGGAGAAGCGCTGCAAATGCTGCAGGTGGATCCGAAGGGCTTGGATATGATCGACCACAAAATGCTCAATGCGATGATCACCGGCTTCCGGGGTGGTCCCGTTGGACTAGATACGATCGCAGCAACAATCGGCGAAGAGAGCCAGACGATCGAGGATGTCTATGAGCCTTATCTGCTGCAAATCGGTTATTTACAGCGGACACCGCGTGGCAGAATTGTAACAGCTGCTGCTTACAATCACTTGGGAATCCCTTATCCAGAAGACAGGGGCTAA
- the ruvA gene encoding Holliday junction branch migration protein RuvA produces MIDFLRGQVAYVETEYIVLDVQGVGYRVFCPNPYVFPAKGQDAITVYIHHHVREDAQLLFGFPTREEQRLFRKLIEVSGIGPRVALGILSGGNPDGVIAAIHNENIAFLTKLPGIGKKTAQRMILDLKDKLEGLGGATLFNPISADVSELDDVNVTPGWPEAREALKALGYTDAELDRVWAKLKDQLKPDEEVDSLMKKALKLLYAG; encoded by the coding sequence ATGATCGATTTTTTGCGAGGCCAAGTTGCTTATGTAGAGACGGAATATATTGTACTTGATGTACAGGGTGTGGGCTACCGCGTGTTCTGTCCGAATCCGTACGTATTCCCAGCCAAAGGGCAGGATGCGATTACGGTGTACATTCACCATCATGTCAGGGAGGATGCCCAGTTGTTGTTCGGATTTCCGACTCGGGAGGAGCAGCGGCTGTTCCGCAAGCTGATCGAGGTATCGGGAATTGGTCCGCGCGTAGCGCTCGGTATTCTTAGCGGCGGTAATCCGGATGGAGTGATTGCAGCGATTCATAATGAGAACATCGCTTTCCTGACTAAGCTGCCAGGAATTGGTAAGAAGACGGCGCAGCGAATGATTCTGGATCTTAAGGATAAGCTCGAAGGTCTGGGTGGTGCGACTCTGTTCAATCCGATCTCGGCGGATGTGTCAGAACTGGATGACGTCAATGTTACACCAGGCTGGCCGGAGGCTAGAGAAGCTCTGAAGGCATTGGGCTATACGGATGCAGAGCTTGATCGTGTGTGGGCGAAGTTGAAAGATCAATTGAAGCCAGATGAAGAGGTTGACTCGTTAATGAAGAAGGCCCTCAAGCTGTTGTATGCAGGTTAG
- the ruvC gene encoding crossover junction endodeoxyribonuclease RuvC — protein MRILGIDPGIAIVGFGFIDKEGSKCTPVQYGCIETKAHTPEEDRLLYVYEGMVQLIEKYKPDAVALEKLFFNRNVTTAMTVAQARGVLVLAAVQKGLPVAEYTPMQVKQAIVGYGKAEKRQVQEMTRMFLKLKAIPKPDDVADALAIAICHAHSYTLNSKLNEVLRS, from the coding sequence TTGCGAATATTGGGGATAGACCCGGGAATTGCGATTGTCGGGTTCGGATTTATCGATAAAGAAGGCAGCAAATGTACACCGGTTCAGTATGGATGCATTGAGACGAAGGCCCATACGCCGGAGGAAGACCGGCTGCTCTATGTATATGAAGGAATGGTCCAGTTGATCGAGAAATATAAACCTGATGCGGTTGCACTCGAGAAGCTGTTCTTCAACCGCAACGTAACGACGGCGATGACAGTTGCACAGGCGAGAGGTGTGCTTGTGCTTGCAGCGGTCCAGAAGGGACTGCCAGTAGCCGAATATACGCCGATGCAGGTCAAGCAGGCCATCGTCGGATACGGGAAGGCGGAGAAGCGCCAGGTGCAGGAGATGACCCGGATGTTCCTGAAGCTGAAGGCGATTCCGAAGCCGGATGATGTGGCTGACGCATTGGCGATTGCTATTTGCCACGCGCATTCATACACTTTAAATTCCAAGTTAAATGAGGTATTGAGGTCATGA
- a CDS encoding BofC C-terminal domain-containing protein, which translates to MNIFRTKKQWRRRWKRWRRAIWTFSACAVVAAMAWMGLQLSGQLEKLMTGEPLALETLGKLRSYAEDQAGPPSADWVKGLQDRKRARIVHLNKIYTCGEERSVLGIMDAKEIEVLAKEHPEWTGRVDALGEVWLEEHIVGLSEECQRSGYMGIDKDGNLSLFEGPPKEEKVLRTFFQLDVETMESVLPEDVVRQLQQGIRVQDVDEYNSVLSTFSDFAVEVSQEALKQHK; encoded by the coding sequence GTGAATATATTCCGTACAAAAAAGCAATGGAGAAGACGCTGGAAAAGGTGGAGACGTGCGATTTGGACCTTTAGTGCCTGCGCTGTGGTTGCGGCAATGGCATGGATGGGATTGCAGCTGTCTGGTCAGCTTGAGAAGCTGATGACCGGTGAGCCGCTCGCGCTTGAGACATTAGGCAAGCTGCGCAGCTATGCCGAGGATCAGGCTGGACCGCCATCCGCTGATTGGGTGAAGGGACTTCAGGATCGGAAGCGAGCTCGTATCGTCCATTTAAATAAAATATATACCTGTGGTGAGGAACGCTCTGTACTCGGGATAATGGATGCGAAGGAAATTGAAGTGTTAGCCAAGGAGCATCCAGAATGGACAGGACGGGTGGATGCGCTCGGCGAAGTCTGGCTGGAGGAACATATCGTCGGACTATCCGAGGAATGTCAGCGATCAGGGTATATGGGCATCGATAAAGATGGGAATTTGAGCTTATTCGAAGGACCGCCCAAGGAAGAGAAAGTACTGCGTACTTTTTTCCAATTGGATGTAGAGACGATGGAGAGTGTGCTGCCTGAAGATGTAGTGAGACAATTGCAACAAGGAATCCGGGTTCAGGATGTCGATGAATATAACAGTGTGCTGTCAACCTTCAGTGATTTCGCGGTGGAAGTATCGCAGGAAGCACTAAAACAGCATAAATAA